The genomic region ACTGACGCCATCCGGTGCGACCGCAGAGGCGATCGCGGTAACATTCGCTAATACCCTGCCACCATCCCCGTTGTAAAAACCACGATCGCGCCAGCCGTTCGGGAGCCACGTGGTGGGCGACCAACGCCTCGGGAAGATAAAACACCTGCCAACCGAGTTCGAGAGCGAGTTCGGTGACGTAGAGTTCTTCATTCGAGAGTAATTTCGTACCCATGCGTCCTAAATTCGGATTGAACCCGCCGATTTGGTCGAGAAACGTGCGCCTGATTGAATAGTTCAAGCCTCGGGGGGTCAAACCGGGTTGTTCGATCGCTTGTGGGAGATCGCCGAGGTCGTAAGCGCCCAAATTGCCCGCCAGTCCTTCAGACAACCACGGGGGAGGAGTATAGTGTTCCGGCCAAATCAGGGTGACTTTCCCCCCGGCGACGGCGAGGCGGTCGTTTTCACGATAGGCTTGAACGAGAACACTCAGCCATTGAGGACTCGCTACGGCGTCGTCGTCGAGATAGGCCAAAATGCGACCCCGGGCGACCCGAGCCCCTGTATTGCGGGCGGTGGAGAGTCCGAGTTCGGCTTCGTAAACATAGTGGAGGCGATCGTCGTCCCGGCGGCGATCGACCACGGCGCGGGTGGCGTCCGTCGAGGCGTTATCGACGACGATCGCCTCGAAGTTCCGAACATCTTGGGCCAGCAAGCTGTCGATCGCCTTCCCTAAATACTGTTCCCGATTGTGGGTGCAGATAATTGCAGAAACTTCGAGGTCTGACATGAGTAAAGAAGAACCCTACGGTTCTGAGTGTTCTTCCATATTCTAGGCGCGAACGATTGAGGAAGTCGTGACTCATCGAGTTGTTTTAGTCACTGGCCCGGCGCGATCGGGCAAAAGCGAGTGGGCCGAAACCCTCGCGCAAAAGACAGGCAAACCGCTTGTTTACGTGGCGACGGCCCGTCGCGATCCGACGGATCCGGAATGGAGCGATCGCATCGAACGTCACCGCCAACGTCGCGGGGGAGAGTGGACGACGTTGGAAGTCCCGATCGAGTTAGCGGCGTCCCTGCAGCAGGCGACGCCGGGGAGTTGTTGGTTGGTGGATTCATTAGGAACCTGGGTGACGAATTGTTTGGATCTCGACGAGGCGAGTTGGAGTGAGGTTCGCACTCGGCTGCTGGCGAGTTTGGCCGATTTGCCCGAAATTGAGTTAATTTTCGTCGCGGAGGAAGTGGGATGGGGGGTGATTCCCGCGTATCCGGTCGGTCGCTTGTTTCGCGATCGCCTCGGCAGTTTGGTTCGCGACCTCGGGGCGATCGCCGATCCGGTTTACCTGGTGGTGGCGGGTCGCGCCGTCAACCTCGCACGCTGGGGCGTTCCCCTCGGGCCGACCCCGACCCTCGATCGCCCGAGTTAAGATAGAGATCCCCACGAAGGCGATCGCCATCGGACCCACACCGCGCAACAAGAGCGATCGCCACCGTTAATAACTTGCATCGATCTGTAAAAAATCGTAATGACTTCTAACTCTCGTTAGAGGTCAAGTCTTCAAAATCCAGATAAGATAGGGGAAAGGGGGGACGACCTGGGGAATACCATTCGAGAATTTGCAAAATTAATTCGAGCTTGGGTGGCAGTGCAAACCACGAGGATCGTTTATGGCATCGCAACAGCAAATCAAAAAATATTTGGCATATTGGTTTCAGTTAGGAAAAAAAATTATTGTCGGTCGCACTCAAGTTGCCTTACGCCCGCAAGTGATTTATCGCGGCGATCGCTACTCGGAAGAATTCGAGCAGTGCTGGCAAAAGATCTGGTCCCAAGAGCGCGACTCTTGTTATCTCGAAGGAACCGATCTCAGCGTCGGCGACCTACTCGATTCCCGATGGGAAATCGTGCTGTGCGCCCGTTGCTCGATGCCGATTCCCTTACCCGTGCGGGGGATGCCGCCGGAAGTTTGCCCCTGTAACGATCTGGTCGGCTGGCCGAATACAGAACTGCCCCAACCGCGATCGCCCGTCGAAAACCGACACCAACTCCACGGAATCCGCGATCGCCTCTTCCTCAAAGACACCGAAGCTGACGAAGAAGACAGGGATCGCCCGCATCCTGGAGATAGCACGATCGCCCCGGAATCGAGCGGCGAATTTCCCCTGTGTCCGTGCCATCCCAAACCGCTCGGGGAGTTGCGATCGAATCCGCAACCCCTCGGCCAGCGCCACCGCCTTTAAGGGGCGATCGCCGTCTCCGACGCGCTAGAACGGCGACGCGGCACCTCGTAACTCCAAAAATCTCGTGCCATCGCCGTTTTTGGAAAAATCGCCCGCGCTTCCGCTTCGAGATCGTCGAGTTGGATCGCATTGCCGGGAGCGTAACGGGGGCTGAAATGAGTCATCACCAACTGCTTCACCCCCGCCGCTAACGCCACTTGAGCCGCCATCGTACTTGTAGAATGGAGGCGATCGATCGCCAGTTGGGCGTCGCGGTGGGAAAACGTCGCTTCGTGAATTAAAACATCCGCATCGCGCGCCAACTCTACCGCCCCTTCACAGAAAATCGTATCCGTACAGTAAGCAATTTTGCGTCCCACTTCCGGCTCGGCGCAAAAGTCCGCCCCACGCACCCGGCGTCCGTCCGGCAGGGTCAGAGTTTCGCCGCGTTTGAGTTTGCCGTAAAGCGGCCCGAAGGGAATCCCGAACGCTTTCGCCTTTTGAGCGTCGAAGCGTCCGGGACGGTCTTTTTCTTCAATCCGGTAACCGAACGCCGTGACTCGGTGTTCGAGCAAACCGCAATGCACCCGGTATTCCTCATCTTCGTAAATGAGACCCCCTCGATTTTCGTGAACCGCGACCGGGTAAGAAAAATGAGTTTGGGAATAGCGGCGACAGGCTTGTAAGTATTCGTTCAACCCCGGCGGCCCGTAAATATCGATCCGCTCCGTATTTCCGGCCAAACCGCAACTGGCGAGCAACCCCATCAAGCCGAAAATATGGTCGCCGTGCATGTGGGTGATAAAAATGCGCGACAGTTGGGAAATTTTGAGGTCACTTCGCAAGATTTGATGCTGGGTGCCTTCCCCGCAGTCAAACAGCCAGAATTCCGCGCGTTGGGGCAGGCGAACCGCCACCCCCGAAACGTTGCGCGATCGCGTCGGCACGCCGGAACTCGTTCCAAGAAAGGTAATTTGCACGAACTGACTCTACTCTGACAACAATCACCCCGGCGACCCGGTGGACGGGGACGCCGATGGTCGGTTCGGAGACGATCGCCTCAACGAGCGCGCGATCGCCTCCTGGACAAATGCGGTTATTTTCAGCAAAATTGACGAATCGATCTAACCTGTATTGTAACCAGATTCCCCGAACGTAGGCCCTCGATCGCTCGACGAGAACCCGGATCGGGAGATTGCCAATCGACCATCGAATCTTGTGATTATGGCCCACAACTTATTATTTCCCGTCAAGAAATTCCGAGTCAAGCTTAAGTTTCTCTGGTGGATGTGGCTGGCCATCGGCTTAATGATGGCCGCTCCCGCCCAAGCTTCACTGTTATTAAAAGTGGCGATCGAAGAAAATGTCGATCGCGTCAAAGTGGGTAGCTCTACACCTGCCATGGTGCGCGATAGTAACGGGCGCAACCTCGGCCAACTCGACGCCATGCGCTCTTTCTACGCCCAAAGCAACGGCGCGGGAATTAGCTTGCAACAATGGCAAGGGAACAGCATCACCATCGATCCGGAAAATGACGGCTACGTTTACATTGGCGATCGCTGGTATCGCGGTCACACCATCCTCGTCCCCACCGACGGCGGTTTGACTGCCGTCAATGCCGTAGACCTCGAAGAATATCTCTACAGCGTCGTCGGCGCCGAAATGAGTCCCAGTTGGCCCTCGGAAGCGTTAAAAGCTCAAGCCGTCGCCGCCCGTTCCTACGTCCTCTACCAGCGCCAACATCGGGGCAATGCCGTTTACGATGTCGGCGACGATACCTACTGGCAAGTTTATTCCGGTTTGGAAAAGGAAGCCACCACCACCCATAAAGCCGTCCAAGAAACCGCCGGACAAGTACTCACCCACGACGGACAGATTATCGAAGCGGTGTTTCATTCCTCTTCAGGCGGTCATACGGAAAACGTGGAGGACGTTTGGTCCGAAACTCGTCCTTACTTGCGTGGCGTTCCCGATTTCGATGCGGGGGCGCCCGTTTACGAATGGAAGGAAAGTTTTTCGAGTAGCCAACTGAGTGGTTTAATTTCCGGCGTGGGCAATGTTTTATCCTTGAATGTGGAAGCGATGACGCCTCAAGGTCGCGTCGTGCGCATTCGGGCGATCGGCGATGCGGGAGAACGCTCCCTCGATGGGGAAGCGTTCCGCCAAGCGCTCGATCTCAGAAGTGCCCGTTTTACGGTGCTTCCGCAATATGGATCGGCAACGAGCAAAGAGAATGCTAATGCTATTCCTACCGGGTTTTTACTCGACGGTCGCGGTTTCGGTCACGGCATCGGGATGAGTCAATGGGGGGCGTATCATTTGGCTCATCAGGGCGCCAACTACCAGCAAATTTTGCTGCATTACTATCAAAATTCGAGTTTGGCGAAGATTAAAGTCGAATAATCGGGAATGGGGCGATCGCGCGGGGTCTCCACAGGAGAATCGCGCGATCGCCTCTCGTGCGTTCTCAATTTTCAATCTCGTCATTCAAGATTTCTGCGTTCAATCAATAGGGTAGGAGTTCGACTGTGCCACAGTGGGAATATCTGTTCGTCCGTTTTGACTACTTTGCAGGCGATCTCCGACCGCAAAATGCCAACGGCGAAGAAATTCGCGACGAACGCCGTCAGCATCCTTTACACGAATATGCCAATTATCTCGGCGAACAAGGTTGGGAAATGGTCAATTTCAACTTTAGTCCGGCTTACGGTTATGGGTTTTTGACGTTGAAACGGATCAAGGGGAGTTGAGGGGGAAGCAGGGAAGATTCGATGTAAAACCTACAATCCCCACTCCCTCAATCTCCAATCAAGCGAGGAGGTCACTCGC from Oxynema aestuarii AP17 harbors:
- a CDS encoding glycosyltransferase family 2 protein translates to MSDLEVSAIICTHNREQYLGKAIDSLLAQDVRNFEAIVVDNASTDATRAVVDRRRDDDRLHYVYEAELGLSTARNTGARVARGRILAYLDDDAVASPQWLSVLVQAYRENDRLAVAGGKVTLIWPEHYTPPPWLSEGLAGNLGAYDLGDLPQAIEQPGLTPRGLNYSIRRTFLDQIGGFNPNLGRMGTKLLSNEELYVTELALELGWQVFYLPEALVAHHVAPERLARSWFLQRGWWQGISECYRDRLCGRTGWRQFGLAGERIARGVYKALKSWPDPARRFDNLVYAYGHLGYLTAAVSDLLSPSKTNLSESPVFTPERFKNRDGV
- the cobU gene encoding bifunctional adenosylcobinamide kinase/adenosylcobinamide-phosphate guanylyltransferase, yielding MTHRVVLVTGPARSGKSEWAETLAQKTGKPLVYVATARRDPTDPEWSDRIERHRQRRGGEWTTLEVPIELAASLQQATPGSCWLVDSLGTWVTNCLDLDEASWSEVRTRLLASLADLPEIELIFVAEEVGWGVIPAYPVGRLFRDRLGSLVRDLGAIADPVYLVVAGRAVNLARWGVPLGPTPTLDRPS
- a CDS encoding ribonuclease Z — encoded protein: MQITFLGTSSGVPTRSRNVSGVAVRLPQRAEFWLFDCGEGTQHQILRSDLKISQLSRIFITHMHGDHIFGLMGLLASCGLAGNTERIDIYGPPGLNEYLQACRRYSQTHFSYPVAVHENRGGLIYEDEEYRVHCGLLEHRVTAFGYRIEEKDRPGRFDAQKAKAFGIPFGPLYGKLKRGETLTLPDGRRVRGADFCAEPEVGRKIAYCTDTIFCEGAVELARDADVLIHEATFSHRDAQLAIDRLHSTSTMAAQVALAAGVKQLVMTHFSPRYAPGNAIQLDDLEAEARAIFPKTAMARDFWSYEVPRRRSSASETAIAP
- a CDS encoding SpoIID/LytB domain-containing protein, whose amino-acid sequence is MAHNLLFPVKKFRVKLKFLWWMWLAIGLMMAAPAQASLLLKVAIEENVDRVKVGSSTPAMVRDSNGRNLGQLDAMRSFYAQSNGAGISLQQWQGNSITIDPENDGYVYIGDRWYRGHTILVPTDGGLTAVNAVDLEEYLYSVVGAEMSPSWPSEALKAQAVAARSYVLYQRQHRGNAVYDVGDDTYWQVYSGLEKEATTTHKAVQETAGQVLTHDGQIIEAVFHSSSGGHTENVEDVWSETRPYLRGVPDFDAGAPVYEWKESFSSSQLSGLISGVGNVLSLNVEAMTPQGRVVRIRAIGDAGERSLDGEAFRQALDLRSARFTVLPQYGSATSKENANAIPTGFLLDGRGFGHGIGMSQWGAYHLAHQGANYQQILLHYYQNSSLAKIKVE